From Candidatus Nomurabacteria bacterium, one genomic window encodes:
- a CDS encoding NUDIX domain-containing protein yields MTKLILLLAHKVRQIYWRVVRPTTFGVKVMVRYKSEILLVKHSYDRSWNLPGGAYRPKRETPESASKREIFEELGIRLSKLRLIDSGVSVKEFKKDHIKIYLAVFSSKPDLTLGHELVAAQWFRQDRLPQQTASIVKQIKN; encoded by the coding sequence GTGACCAAATTAATTCTGCTACTCGCACACAAAGTGAGGCAGATATACTGGCGTGTAGTTAGGCCAACTACTTTTGGTGTGAAAGTTATGGTTCGGTATAAGAGTGAAATACTCCTCGTCAAACATAGTTACGATCGTAGCTGGAATTTGCCTGGAGGTGCTTACAGGCCGAAACGCGAAACGCCAGAAAGTGCTAGTAAGCGCGAGATATTCGAAGAGCTGGGCATTCGACTCTCCAAACTCAGACTAATCGATTCAGGAGTGTCTGTAAAAGAATTTAAGAAAGATCACATCAAAATATATTTGGCAGTATTCAGTAGTAAGCCAGACCTAACCCTTGGGCATGAGCTAGTTGCAGCACAGTGGTTTAGGCAAGACAGGCTGCCTCAACAAACTGCCAGTATTGTGAAACAAATAAAAAACTAG
- the hflB gene encoding ATP-dependent zinc metalloprotease FtsH has protein sequence MKPKNNKPTNQSRLKSLIFITILALIGLAFYAAYSQTSALEKVTITRVIEQANNGEVSKLIVEGEKVEVVKKGDTEPSEYAIRDVNVSFADQGLVNKDVELDFQEQSDSGGLWISVLSGLVLPIGILLVLVIMFRSAQGQGSQAMSFGKSKARLYGNEKDKVTFSDIAGNENAKEDLAEVVDFLRHPEKFKNVGAKIPKGVLLVGPPGTGKTMIARAVAGEAKVPFFSISGSEFVEMFVGVGASRVRDLFNRAKKNAPCIIFIDEIDAVGRKRGSGMGGGHDEREQTLNQILVEMDGFEQGQNVILLAATNRADVLDPALLRPGRFDRRVNVELPDRRDREEILKVHFKNKPVEKNVDLSAMAAKTAGSSGADLANIANESAIKAARRNSKTIANQDLVEAFEKVAIGPARKNNIMTDKEKELTAYHEAGHALVGHLMPESDMVHKVTIVSRGHTGGVTWFIPPEDQHYHSIKWYKDVLARILGGRIAEKIIYGPEDVTTGAGSDLQKAVDYARDMVIKQGMGSKDLRDMVFHSDEGMMFDRMVHDRPYSEETAQRIDKEVAQLVSEAAKRAEAVIAANLKYLEALKETLIKKETVEADEVVEIFKNAKLPASAKLD, from the coding sequence ATGAAGCCAAAGAACAATAAACCGACCAACCAGAGTCGGCTTAAATCCCTAATTTTTATTACCATTTTAGCCCTGATAGGCCTAGCTTTCTATGCAGCTTATAGTCAGACAAGTGCTCTCGAAAAAGTTACGATCACTCGTGTTATCGAACAAGCCAACAACGGTGAAGTCAGTAAACTGATTGTCGAAGGTGAAAAAGTCGAGGTAGTTAAGAAGGGTGATACCGAACCTTCGGAATATGCAATCCGTGATGTAAATGTTAGTTTTGCCGATCAAGGTTTAGTCAATAAAGATGTAGAGTTAGATTTTCAAGAGCAAAGCGATTCTGGCGGTCTCTGGATAAGTGTTTTGTCTGGCCTGGTACTGCCAATTGGCATCTTACTGGTACTAGTAATTATGTTCCGTTCTGCCCAAGGCCAGGGCAGCCAAGCGATGAGTTTTGGTAAGAGCAAGGCCCGACTTTATGGCAACGAAAAAGATAAAGTGACTTTCAGCGATATTGCTGGTAACGAAAATGCCAAAGAAGACTTAGCTGAAGTTGTTGATTTTTTGCGTCACCCAGAAAAGTTTAAAAACGTCGGCGCTAAAATACCTAAGGGCGTCTTATTGGTTGGCCCACCAGGTACCGGTAAAACTATGATTGCTCGGGCTGTTGCTGGCGAAGCCAAAGTGCCCTTCTTCTCGATTAGTGGTTCAGAATTCGTGGAAATGTTTGTAGGTGTAGGTGCTAGCCGTGTGCGTGATTTATTTAACCGTGCCAAAAAGAATGCTCCATGCATTATCTTTATCGACGAAATCGATGCCGTTGGCCGTAAGCGTGGTAGCGGTATGGGTGGTGGTCATGACGAGCGTGAGCAGACCCTTAACCAAATCTTGGTCGAGATGGATGGATTTGAACAGGGCCAAAATGTAATTTTGCTAGCAGCAACTAACCGTGCCGACGTGCTCGATCCTGCCCTCTTGCGTCCGGGTCGGTTCGATCGCCGTGTAAACGTCGAGCTGCCTGATCGCCGCGACCGCGAAGAAATCCTAAAAGTACATTTCAAAAACAAGCCAGTCGAAAAGAATGTTGATCTGTCGGCGATGGCCGCAAAAACCGCTGGTAGCTCTGGTGCAGATCTGGCCAATATAGCCAACGAGTCTGCCATTAAAGCTGCTCGGCGCAATAGCAAGACGATTGCCAACCAAGATTTGGTCGAAGCCTTCGAAAAAGTCGCTATTGGCCCTGCTCGCAAAAACAACATCATGACAGACAAAGAGAAAGAATTGACCGCCTACCACGAAGCTGGCCATGCACTTGTTGGCCATCTAATGCCTGAAAGCGACATGGTTCATAAGGTGACGATTGTTAGCCGCGGTCACACGGGCGGCGTAACTTGGTTTATTCCACCAGAGGATCAACACTACCACAGCATTAAGTGGTACAAAGACGTTCTGGCTCGAATTTTGGGCGGACGTATTGCCGAAAAGATTATTTATGGTCCAGAAGACGTAACTACGGGTGCAGGTTCAGATCTGCAAAAAGCCGTCGATTACGCACGTGATATGGTTATCAAGCAAGGTATGGGTAGTAAAGACTTGCGCGACATGGTCTTTCATAGTGACGAAGGTATGATGTTCGATCGCATGGTCCATGACCGACCATATAGCGAAGAAACTGCCCAACGAATCGACAAAGAGGTTGCTCAACTAGTTTCAGAGGCAGCCAAACGAGCCGAGGCGGTGATTGCTGCCAATCTCAAATATCTAGAAGCTCTTAAAGAAACCCTAATCAAGAAAGAGACAGTAGAAGCCGACGAGGTGGTTGAGATCTTTAAAAATGCCAAACTCCCGGCTAGCGCCAAGTTAGATTAA
- the tilS gene encoding tRNA lysidine(34) synthetase TilS translates to MIQALKPGKYVVAVSGGVDSVALLHALTLLPDVELVVAHFDHGIRPDSNEDAKHVLQLAKKYGLPFELGEASLGPNVSEELARDMRYNFLKIAAAKHSADGIITAHHQDDLIETAIINMSRGTGRHGLSSLRTHSNLIRPLLSTTKQELRSYAESQGLVWRDDSSNTDNKYLRNYIRNNIVPKLSSDQRDHLLHHINRVQGLNQQIDSLLDNYVTHHSYRRGNRVYSRSWFNQLPHDFAASVLHHILRNNQVSDYTKKQIDLLVVKIKAGRPGSLLDLDGEHQIGLTKRSFRLLARS, encoded by the coding sequence GTGATTCAAGCGTTAAAACCTGGAAAGTATGTTGTTGCGGTATCTGGTGGTGTCGACTCAGTAGCATTGCTACACGCCTTAACGCTACTGCCAGATGTCGAGCTAGTTGTGGCTCACTTTGATCATGGCATTCGCCCTGATTCGAACGAAGATGCAAAGCATGTACTCCAACTAGCAAAAAAGTACGGTCTGCCTTTCGAACTGGGTGAAGCAAGCCTTGGCCCTAACGTTAGCGAAGAGCTGGCTCGAGATATGCGCTACAATTTTTTAAAGATAGCTGCAGCCAAGCACTCCGCGGATGGGATCATCACTGCCCATCACCAAGATGATCTGATTGAGACAGCGATTATTAACATGTCTCGTGGTACAGGACGCCATGGCTTAAGTAGCTTGCGGACACATTCCAACCTTATTCGGCCATTACTAAGTACTACCAAGCAGGAACTTAGGTCATATGCCGAGAGCCAGGGGTTGGTATGGCGTGATGACTCAAGTAATACCGATAACAAGTACTTGCGCAATTATATTCGCAACAACATCGTACCTAAATTGAGTTCCGACCAACGCGACCATCTACTCCACCACATTAACCGTGTTCAAGGACTAAATCAGCAAATTGATAGCCTACTCGATAATTACGTGACCCACCATAGCTACCGAAGAGGCAATCGAGTATATAGTCGGAGCTGGTTTAACCAGCTTCCTCATGACTTTGCTGCATCTGTGTTGCATCATATCTTACGCAATAACCAGGTTAGCGATTACACAAAAAAACAGATTGATCTTTTAGTTGTAAAAATCAAGGCTGGCCGGCCGGGTAGCCTACTCGATCTAGATGGCGAGCACCAGATTGGTCTAACAAAGCGTTCGTTTAGGTTGCTGGCTAGGAGTTAA
- a CDS encoding FecR domain-containing protein — protein MGDDLDKQTKTPEKQSTASPSVSSISQPVSTEEITGVSDQNLPSKQVAQNTSDAPDEATLASASAELSDDLKISVNDGSSRRKKIIIVLAALFLAFGAAAYYWFFIHGNQQVAPEQIDSSIAVPLKAKITLVEGKVDYTTDEGTLWKVADTTVVMEEGDWLRTSSDETSRAVVVFDDGSLLRLNANTEVRLSTTNSHKIDSLLESGDVYARVTASDVRVFSVTTSKLSAIAKGTAFRVTADKTEESIEVYQSTVDEPNTNNELTEGKKLKFVKQTNSDTVSDLNLQALKKDEFLMWNRTQDLDSDSFRELLGFLADIEAPDLNITSPVDGAKIEIPLGSTTASVEIKGTTEPGLNVKVVSDSDDTQEVTADEAGAFSIEMSSREGKVVYTVTVVDKSGNRSKLVATVTFEAEKASSPDPEITLGAVAQDTAGVVLNWQFKTGFSAPDGVKVLWNRNGDLTYPVESVFNNTSRVKNSYTWWGSKRKRQFVPAVAEGCTDPIYGSRYVTDDTTTTICLLDGQSYAFRVCRYDSATSQCDVYSNEIRVSAPGGTD, from the coding sequence ATGGGTGACGATCTAGACAAACAAACAAAAACGCCCGAAAAGCAATCGACGGCTTCACCGAGCGTGAGCTCAATTTCTCAACCGGTGAGTACAGAAGAAATTACCGGTGTGTCTGACCAAAATCTTCCCAGCAAACAAGTTGCCCAAAATACCTCAGATGCACCAGACGAAGCAACTCTAGCATCTGCTAGCGCTGAGCTTTCAGACGATTTAAAGATCTCCGTAAATGACGGTAGCTCTCGTCGCAAAAAAATCATTATTGTTTTAGCGGCCTTATTCTTAGCGTTTGGCGCAGCGGCCTATTACTGGTTTTTTATTCATGGCAACCAACAAGTCGCGCCAGAGCAAATTGATAGCTCAATTGCCGTACCGCTAAAAGCAAAGATTACTTTGGTAGAAGGCAAAGTTGACTACACTACCGACGAAGGTACTTTATGGAAAGTAGCCGACACAACAGTGGTCATGGAAGAAGGAGATTGGCTGAGAACTTCTTCAGACGAAACAAGTCGGGCTGTTGTCGTTTTCGATGATGGCTCATTACTTAGACTTAACGCTAATACCGAGGTTAGGTTAAGTACCACAAACTCACATAAGATCGATTCGCTTCTCGAATCTGGTGATGTCTACGCGCGAGTAACTGCGTCCGATGTGCGAGTTTTTTCGGTTACAACCTCAAAATTATCGGCTATTGCCAAAGGTACAGCATTTAGGGTTACGGCCGATAAAACAGAGGAGTCGATCGAGGTTTACCAAAGTACTGTAGATGAGCCAAACACAAACAACGAGTTGACCGAGGGTAAAAAACTTAAATTTGTTAAGCAGACCAACAGCGATACTGTGAGCGATCTAAATCTCCAAGCCTTAAAGAAAGACGAATTCTTGATGTGGAATCGCACTCAAGACTTAGATAGTGATAGCTTTCGAGAACTACTAGGTTTTCTGGCAGATATAGAAGCTCCAGATCTTAACATAACCTCTCCAGTTGATGGCGCAAAAATTGAAATCCCGTTAGGCTCGACCACAGCATCGGTCGAGATAAAAGGTACAACAGAACCAGGCTTAAACGTAAAAGTGGTTAGCGACTCCGATGACACTCAAGAGGTTACTGCCGATGAGGCGGGCGCATTCAGTATCGAAATGAGCTCGCGTGAAGGTAAGGTTGTCTATACAGTTACGGTTGTTGACAAGAGTGGCAATAGGTCAAAGCTAGTGGCGACTGTGACGTTCGAGGCCGAAAAGGCTAGTTCCCCTGACCCAGAGATTACTCTTGGTGCAGTAGCTCAGGATACAGCCGGCGTGGTGCTCAATTGGCAATTTAAGACTGGCTTTAGTGCTCCAGATGGAGTGAAGGTTCTATGGAATCGTAACGGCGACCTAACTTATCCAGTTGAAAGTGTGTTTAACAATACTTCGAGAGTCAAGAATAGCTACACTTGGTGGGGAAGCAAGCGGAAGCGACAATTTGTGCCAGCTGTAGCCGAAGGCTGTACGGATCCAATTTACGGTAGTCGTTATGTTACTGATGACACGACTACGACAATATGCCTACTGGATGGCCAGTCCTATGCATTTCGGGTATGCCGATACGATTCGGCAACCAGCCAATGCGATGTGTATAGTAACGAGATCAGGGTTAGCGCTCCAGGCGGAACCGATTAA
- a CDS encoding FAD-binding protein, with amino-acid sequence MEIVDNLSLADYTSLGVGGPAERAVIASNSEELIEILSESKRRQTIWLLGGGSNVLVSDYGLPGLTILQSGGRIVFDQDKVLVDSGVEWDALVEQALKRKLWGIELLSEVPGTIAGATFINIAAYGQTIGERIEWVEAWDRLRSRRVVFHQNQLELGYKQTIFQNSPHLIITRVCLNLSKKVTHVLEYQKALEVAEELQLSVDSLTDRRQIIIETRRRSGSIWHPHDPRFSRTAGSFFRNPLVPEKLANAIINFDETETNPNIVKKMNTVHGGSANRVSAAHVLLAAGFKRGQNWGRVKLNDQNLLKIEALSGATAQDIYNVMLNIQSSVLTKLGLKLEPEVRLLGKFKNKHKHIDK; translated from the coding sequence ATGGAGATCGTGGATAACCTATCCTTAGCCGACTATACTTCTTTGGGCGTGGGTGGGCCAGCTGAGCGAGCGGTGATAGCTAGTAACTCAGAGGAATTAATTGAAATCTTATCAGAGTCGAAACGGCGCCAAACTATCTGGTTGCTCGGGGGCGGAAGTAATGTGCTTGTTTCGGATTATGGATTGCCGGGCTTAACTATCTTACAAAGCGGTGGCCGAATAGTATTCGATCAAGATAAAGTTCTCGTTGATTCCGGTGTTGAATGGGATGCATTGGTCGAGCAGGCCTTAAAGCGCAAACTCTGGGGGATTGAGCTGTTAAGCGAAGTACCCGGCACAATTGCTGGAGCGACATTCATAAACATTGCTGCTTATGGCCAAACGATCGGTGAACGAATAGAGTGGGTGGAGGCGTGGGATAGATTGCGCAGTCGACGGGTAGTCTTTCACCAGAATCAGCTAGAACTAGGCTATAAGCAAACCATTTTCCAGAATTCACCTCACCTTATTATCACCAGGGTCTGTTTAAACCTCAGCAAAAAAGTTACACATGTTCTGGAATATCAGAAGGCACTAGAAGTCGCCGAAGAACTCCAGCTGTCTGTCGATAGTCTTACGGATCGTCGACAGATTATTATCGAAACTCGCAGGCGTTCGGGATCGATATGGCATCCTCACGATCCTCGATTCTCGCGAACCGCTGGTTCTTTCTTTCGTAACCCGCTTGTTCCAGAAAAGTTAGCGAACGCTATCATTAACTTCGACGAAACAGAAACCAACCCAAACATCGTTAAAAAAATGAATACTGTTCATGGCGGAAGTGCCAACCGTGTCTCAGCAGCCCATGTCTTGTTGGCGGCTGGCTTTAAACGCGGGCAAAACTGGGGTAGAGTAAAACTTAACGATCAGAATCTACTCAAAATCGAGGCTTTAAGCGGGGCGACTGCACAAGATATCTATAATGTTATGCTCAATATTCAATCGAGTGTTTTAACAAAACTCGGGCTTAAATTAGAACCAGAAGTTAGACTACTAGGGAAGTTTAAGAATAAACATAAGCATATTGACAAATAA
- a CDS encoding cation-translocating P-type ATPase: MSNQKSILAYQLSSTETVDSFNSSVKTGLSQADVLERRATYGLNSLATKKSINPAVLFINQFKDVLVIILLVSAIISWAVSLISVSGTSQTYSQEFIDRSMACINDPISPSDGASSSCNLASKLAEKEAITIPESSKCQTKELDQQFTVAWGGGTACNLYVMLGMPKLPVSDSSQLLKTNNEGSREAILIFVIVFAIAIIGFLNEYRAEKTVEALKKLVGSKAQVRRAGQIFEIDAIELVPGDVVVLDEGSKVPADLRLISVSNLYANEASLTGESVPVSKNTLAQKGDKPLGDQKCMAFAGTFITQGRAEGIVTATGQATEIGKIAKLVNEVEEEATPMQRKLDDLGKKLGIFILLICAGVFAIIFLFVDSQTGQSLLERSIFAFTAAVALAVAAIPEGLAFVVRISLALGARRMATKQALVRKLSAVEALGSTDIICSDKTGTLTRGEMTVRAIHIDGKTYSLTGSGYETTGKLTIGKKQVKPNEAIFALMRIGVLCNNAQLQHNQILGDPTEAALLVSAAKLGMQDADIRSVWGRETEIPFTSLRKMMSVVTKNPSGGYSIATKGATEKVLALCSHYLTSSGQQKPLNPNIRQQILDENHRLSSQALRVLAFASDNHANQPTSNTQIESNLTFVGLQAMMDPPRSEVIDVIHRVQTESGIRVIMITGDYIDTATAIAEEIGLHGKAISGAELDSLSQAEFEAIVEDVSVYARVDPEHKIRIVQALKKHGHQVAMTGDGVNDAPAIKAADIGIAMGIAGTDASKEAADLILLDDQFLTIISAIEEGRGIFDNVRKFVNFLISCNIAEVLAVTFGILFFDNLILTAAQLLFINIVTDGLPAVALGSDPAQKDSLRQKPTYYQQPILNRRTWVEIFVFGGLMTTALLFQFWYNLHHESILAAVSAGFTAMVVYELVRLIDIRTDYNIRWFSNPWLSVAIASSFVLQFAVLYIPKMASYFEVGPLSRHDWLFMVTGSAVLFAIMKSLNPVFDRIGSETHAVVK; this comes from the coding sequence TTGTCTAATCAAAAATCTATTTTGGCCTATCAATTGAGCTCAACAGAGACCGTAGATTCGTTTAACTCGAGCGTAAAAACTGGTCTCAGCCAAGCCGATGTACTAGAAAGACGAGCTACATATGGTCTAAATAGTCTAGCTACAAAAAAGTCTATTAATCCCGCTGTATTGTTTATCAATCAGTTTAAGGATGTACTGGTAATAATCCTGCTAGTCTCTGCAATTATTTCATGGGCTGTCAGCTTAATTAGTGTCAGTGGTACCTCGCAAACATACTCGCAAGAGTTTATAGATCGCTCGATGGCATGTATTAATGATCCAATCAGTCCTAGCGACGGGGCTTCTAGCTCGTGCAATCTAGCTAGTAAATTGGCCGAAAAAGAGGCAATTACAATTCCTGAGAGTTCAAAGTGTCAGACCAAGGAGCTTGACCAACAGTTTACTGTGGCTTGGGGCGGCGGAACCGCCTGTAATTTATATGTGATGCTTGGAATGCCAAAGCTGCCAGTGTCCGACTCAAGCCAGTTATTAAAAACTAACAATGAAGGTTCTCGAGAAGCTATTCTCATTTTTGTGATTGTCTTTGCAATCGCCATAATTGGTTTTCTAAATGAGTATCGTGCCGAGAAAACCGTCGAAGCCCTAAAAAAACTAGTTGGCTCTAAGGCTCAAGTTCGGCGAGCTGGTCAGATTTTCGAGATTGATGCTATCGAACTTGTACCGGGTGATGTTGTTGTCTTGGATGAAGGTTCGAAAGTACCAGCGGATTTACGGTTAATTTCGGTCAGTAACCTTTATGCAAACGAAGCCAGCTTAACCGGAGAGAGCGTGCCTGTAAGCAAAAATACTCTCGCCCAAAAAGGCGATAAACCACTCGGCGACCAAAAGTGCATGGCATTTGCAGGTACATTTATCACGCAAGGCAGGGCCGAAGGTATTGTTACAGCTACAGGTCAAGCCACCGAAATCGGCAAGATCGCAAAATTGGTGAATGAGGTCGAAGAAGAAGCTACCCCAATGCAACGCAAGCTAGACGATCTGGGCAAGAAGCTTGGTATATTCATTTTATTAATTTGCGCCGGGGTGTTTGCGATCATCTTTTTGTTTGTCGATTCGCAAACCGGCCAATCGTTACTCGAACGATCCATCTTTGCTTTTACGGCTGCAGTTGCATTAGCGGTAGCCGCTATACCAGAAGGACTGGCATTTGTAGTACGTATAAGTTTAGCGCTCGGGGCAAGACGTATGGCTACTAAACAGGCTCTGGTCCGAAAATTGAGTGCAGTTGAGGCATTAGGCAGTACCGATATCATCTGTTCTGACAAGACTGGTACGCTGACGCGGGGAGAGATGACCGTTAGAGCAATTCATATCGACGGTAAAACGTATAGCCTAACAGGCAGTGGTTACGAAACCACGGGTAAATTAACTATTGGCAAGAAACAAGTAAAGCCAAATGAGGCCATTTTTGCCCTTATGCGCATCGGTGTCTTGTGTAACAACGCGCAGCTCCAACATAATCAAATTTTAGGCGACCCAACCGAAGCCGCACTGCTAGTTTCAGCTGCCAAACTCGGAATGCAGGATGCTGATATACGATCTGTTTGGGGGCGAGAAACAGAGATACCATTTACAAGCCTGCGCAAAATGATGTCAGTCGTAACCAAGAATCCGTCTGGTGGCTATTCGATCGCTACAAAAGGCGCAACAGAGAAAGTGCTTGCTCTGTGCAGCCACTATTTGACTAGCAGCGGTCAGCAAAAGCCATTGAATCCAAACATTCGTCAGCAGATACTTGACGAAAACCATCGGCTATCGAGCCAAGCACTCCGAGTACTAGCATTTGCCAGTGATAATCACGCAAATCAGCCGACATCGAATACTCAGATTGAGTCAAATCTGACCTTTGTAGGTTTACAAGCGATGATGGACCCACCTCGCTCCGAGGTCATAGATGTAATTCATCGAGTCCAGACAGAAAGTGGCATAAGGGTGATTATGATAACTGGTGACTATATCGACACTGCCACAGCAATAGCCGAGGAGATTGGTCTACACGGCAAGGCAATTTCTGGTGCAGAGCTCGACAGCCTTAGTCAGGCAGAGTTCGAAGCTATTGTAGAAGATGTAAGTGTTTACGCTCGAGTCGATCCGGAGCATAAAATTAGAATTGTCCAAGCACTTAAGAAACATGGTCATCAAGTTGCTATGACTGGTGATGGTGTCAACGATGCACCGGCTATCAAAGCTGCCGACATAGGTATCGCCATGGGCATAGCCGGCACAGATGCCAGTAAAGAGGCGGCTGATCTTATTTTGCTAGACGACCAGTTTCTAACAATAATTAGTGCTATCGAAGAAGGTAGGGGTATTTTTGATAATGTCCGTAAATTTGTGAACTTCTTAATTTCGTGCAACATCGCCGAAGTTCTGGCGGTGACATTTGGAATATTATTCTTCGACAACCTAATCCTTACAGCAGCCCAATTACTGTTTATTAATATCGTTACGGATGGTTTGCCAGCGGTTGCACTTGGGTCTGACCCGGCTCAAAAAGATTCACTTCGGCAAAAACCGACTTACTATCAACAGCCTATCCTAAATCGACGCACTTGGGTGGAAATCTTCGTATTTGGTGGCCTGATGACCACAGCGTTATTATTCCAGTTTTGGTATAACCTGCACCACGAATCAATCTTGGCGGCAGTCTCGGCTGGCTTTACGGCCATGGTGGTGTATGAGTTGGTGCGCTTGATTGATATTCGCACAGACTACAATATCCGTTGGTTCAGTAATCCATGGCTATCGGTAGCGATTGCTAGTAGTTTTGTTTTACAGTTCGCAGTTCTTTATATTCCCAAAATGGCTTCATATTTCGAGGTTGGCCCATTAAGCAGACACGACTGGCTTTTTATGGTAACTGGTTCGGCTGTTCTTTTTGCAATCATGAAGTCACTCAATCCGGTCTTTGATCGCATCGGCTCCGAGACACACGCTGTTGTGAAGTAG
- a CDS encoding NAD(P)/FAD-dependent oxidoreductase produces MYKVKHIRPQHFDYDLIVIGSGAGGGVAANLSARIGKKVAVIEAGKVGGECPNYGCTPTKALLTAAEAYTGAKEASRFGIRTHNLNFDYASVKAWKDKAVYNTGTHDGAQAFTRAGIELIKGHAHFLNKWTVSIGHKRLTARKFLIASGTYNLIPPIEGLKQTGYITYREAIELERPPKSLLIIGGGAIGVEFGEIFNTFGTRTVVAELAPRLLVKEDQEAGMLLERTMTEKGIEVHTGTKVIKVTGKPGRKEATLEKEGKISKIIVEEILLATGKAAMTDIGLENAGVAYERGGIIVDQYMQTTAKHIYAAGDVVGPYMFTHMASYQSRIAGHNMWRRSRVRAKYHAVPRCVFTSPEIASAGYTETELIQKKIDYQRAAIPISIIGRSNTSGQDTGFVKVLASYSGVLLGATIVAPRAGEMIHELTLAIHKGLRASDIDETIHAFPTWSEAVRIACSKIICT; encoded by the coding sequence ATGTATAAGGTCAAACATATCCGTCCACAGCATTTCGACTACGATCTAATAGTAATCGGATCTGGCGCCGGAGGCGGTGTTGCCGCCAATCTAAGTGCGCGTATTGGTAAGAAAGTTGCTGTTATTGAGGCAGGTAAAGTAGGTGGAGAGTGCCCAAACTATGGTTGTACACCCACAAAAGCTTTATTAACTGCTGCCGAAGCCTACACAGGTGCGAAAGAAGCAAGTCGTTTTGGCATACGAACACACAATCTAAATTTTGACTATGCATCCGTTAAGGCTTGGAAAGATAAGGCTGTATACAACACTGGTACACACGATGGCGCTCAAGCCTTTACACGCGCAGGCATCGAACTCATCAAGGGCCATGCACATTTTCTGAATAAATGGACGGTTTCGATTGGCCATAAACGCCTGACGGCTCGTAAGTTTTTGATTGCTTCGGGAACCTACAACCTGATACCGCCAATCGAAGGTCTAAAACAAACAGGTTACATAACTTACCGCGAAGCTATCGAGTTAGAACGACCTCCAAAGAGTCTACTAATCATTGGTGGCGGGGCGATTGGTGTTGAGTTCGGAGAAATTTTTAACACCTTTGGAACAAGAACCGTTGTAGCTGAACTTGCACCTCGCTTGCTCGTAAAAGAAGATCAAGAAGCGGGCATGCTACTCGAACGTACCATGACCGAAAAAGGAATCGAAGTACATACAGGTACTAAAGTGATCAAGGTGACAGGAAAACCTGGTCGTAAAGAGGCGACATTAGAAAAAGAAGGTAAAATTTCTAAAATAATAGTCGAGGAAATCTTACTGGCGACCGGTAAAGCCGCCATGACCGATATTGGCCTAGAGAACGCTGGCGTAGCTTATGAGCGAGGTGGAATCATCGTCGATCAGTACATGCAAACCACCGCCAAGCATATCTATGCAGCTGGCGATGTCGTGGGTCCGTATATGTTTACCCATATGGCTTCATACCAAAGCCGGATAGCTGGGCATAATATGTGGCGCCGCTCAAGAGTTCGTGCAAAATATCACGCCGTTCCAAGATGTGTTTTTACTAGCCCCGAAATTGCTAGTGCGGGCTATACCGAAACCGAGCTTATACAGAAAAAAATCGACTACCAGCGAGCGGCAATCCCTATTAGCATTATCGGCCGCAGCAATACATCTGGCCAGGATACTGGATTTGTAAAAGTCTTAGCCAGCTACAGTGGGGTGCTCTTGGGAGCAACAATTGTTGCTCCGCGCGCCGGCGAGATGATCCACGAGCTTACCTTAGCCATCCACAAAGGCCTGAGGGCTAGTGATATTGATGAAACCATCCATGCCTTCCCTACTTGGAGCGAAGCCGTACGGATAGCTTGCAGCAAAATAATCTGTACCTAG